The Halosimplex litoreum genome has a window encoding:
- a CDS encoding type II secretion system F family protein, with protein sequence MATEDSGITGPDGTLAFVDRALYALFSRRADSSRHERDRHRYRAADLGTSFDIYISRVYGLSWGVATVTFALAALVVGVLPRSALASVVEFAHGAVPVLDRVAFPVVPPAVLALTAGAISGAVARWGVLRSGGLYLRWQADARRADIEATLPGAVRYLRVLASGSSDQRTMLRRVADQHAYGETATAFRRALNEAALTGSLDAGLELVARDTPSRDLLAPFLLKYREHANQGTDALAEYLRMESRLLSHQQSRTHDRVAGYLELLAELFVVMLVFPALTVLIITVMSVLAPGLSATVTTPLGAVTTREVLIYSSIAFVLGVGLAAAAIVASLRPAQHAMPDYAVSRDLSDLVLSAPTNPASAAVVCGPFAAVAAVALWTLGYDPANVLLLSYVGFGLPVGVVAVRRARIDDAKDREIRDFVHAIAGHVALGQPFSAAVDEVAAEVDHGALQPDVESLAFSLSLTTDAGSGDGDVRAAALDKFVDDVGTPMAEQTIGLVVGALESGSDTEQVFEALQTEIGTLYHRRKQLRSELLVYVAVGWTTGLLVLGIMVAVNLSVLDGFSQLASVSNVEGSSSGFALDPDAVQPAREQWRFYLVTQATMLSCGWFAGMASRGRYEALLHSAGLVGITYAVFAGAGML encoded by the coding sequence ATGGCGACTGAGGACTCGGGGATCACGGGTCCCGACGGGACGCTCGCGTTCGTCGACCGGGCGTTGTACGCGCTGTTCTCTCGGCGTGCCGATAGTTCGAGGCACGAACGCGACCGCCACAGATACCGCGCCGCCGACCTCGGGACCAGTTTCGACATATACATCTCGCGGGTATACGGCCTCTCCTGGGGAGTCGCGACGGTTACGTTCGCGCTCGCCGCGCTCGTCGTCGGAGTGCTCCCACGGTCGGCGCTGGCCTCGGTGGTCGAGTTCGCCCACGGCGCGGTCCCGGTCCTCGACCGGGTGGCGTTCCCGGTCGTTCCCCCAGCCGTACTGGCGTTGACCGCGGGCGCGATCTCGGGAGCGGTCGCCCGCTGGGGAGTCCTCCGCTCGGGCGGGCTGTACCTCCGCTGGCAGGCCGACGCTCGGCGCGCCGACATCGAGGCCACGCTGCCCGGCGCGGTCCGGTATCTCCGCGTGCTCGCCTCCGGGAGCAGCGACCAGCGGACGATGCTGCGGCGCGTCGCCGACCAGCACGCGTACGGAGAAACGGCGACCGCGTTCCGCCGCGCGCTCAACGAGGCCGCACTCACCGGCAGTCTCGACGCCGGCCTCGAGCTAGTCGCCCGTGATACCCCTTCACGGGACCTGTTGGCCCCGTTTCTCCTGAAGTATCGCGAACACGCCAACCAGGGGACCGACGCGCTCGCCGAGTATCTCCGGATGGAGAGCCGGCTCCTCTCACACCAGCAGTCGCGGACCCACGACCGCGTAGCCGGCTATCTAGAGTTGCTGGCGGAACTGTTCGTCGTCATGCTGGTCTTTCCCGCGCTCACGGTGCTCATCATCACGGTGATGAGTGTTCTCGCGCCGGGGCTCTCGGCGACGGTCACTACACCACTGGGGGCCGTCACGACCCGGGAGGTACTGATCTACAGCAGCATCGCGTTCGTCCTCGGGGTCGGACTCGCGGCGGCGGCCATCGTCGCCAGTCTCCGCCCGGCACAGCACGCGATGCCCGACTACGCGGTGTCTCGTGACCTCTCGGACCTGGTCCTGTCGGCACCGACGAACCCGGCCAGCGCCGCGGTCGTCTGTGGGCCGTTCGCAGCGGTAGCCGCCGTCGCTCTCTGGACGTTAGGGTACGACCCAGCCAACGTCCTGCTGTTGAGCTACGTCGGGTTCGGTCTCCCGGTCGGGGTCGTCGCGGTCCGACGAGCGCGGATCGACGACGCGAAAGACCGCGAGATCCGCGATTTCGTCCACGCTATCGCCGGTCACGTCGCTCTTGGACAACCGTTCTCGGCGGCCGTCGACGAGGTCGCGGCGGAGGTCGACCACGGTGCGTTGCAACCCGACGTGGAGTCGCTGGCGTTCTCGCTGTCGTTGACGACCGATGCCGGATCGGGCGACGGCGACGTGCGGGCCGCCGCGCTCGACAAGTTCGTCGACGACGTAGGGACGCCGATGGCCGAGCAGACCATCGGCCTCGTCGTCGGCGCGCTCGAATCCGGGAGCGACACGGAACAGGTGTTCGAGGCCTTGCAGACGGAGATTGGGACGCTCTACCATCGGCGCAAGCAGCTCCGGTCCGAGCTCCTCGTGTACGTCGCTGTGGGATGGACGACGGGGTTGCTCGTCCTCGGGATCATGGTCGCGGTCAATCTGTCCGTGCTCGACGGCTTCTCGCAACTGGCGTCGGTGTCGAACGTCGAAGGGTCGTCGAGCGGGTTCGCACTCGACCCGGACGCAGTCCAGCCGGCCCGGGAGCAGTGGCGGTTCTACCTCGTCACCCAGGCGACCATGCTGTCCTGTGGCTGGTTCGCCGGCATGGCGAGCCGTGGGCGCTACGAGGCACTGTTGCATTCGGCGGGACTGGTGGGCATCACCTACGCCGTCTTCGCGGGGGCCGGGATGCTATGA
- a CDS encoding type II/IV secretion system ATPase subunit: protein MSNERLELADRGDGGAVPPPLPPDDPEAWYAPDVRSQTEVAPGVVVTIRETATDFDYEVREPGLTSEGRQRLDRVLEYFGDAGLERPRTREGAVERMADGFDPKHRRVLDRLIDAAPGVRRRIEYHALAELGCLGRLTPYALDDRIDVADVAGDGVVVHTDDFAPAETDLPTDPEYLDRFASERLDHHTVDFYGFEIPVVVYRENLLGTDSFMTKYAVREPDLLPGDAELITECKERIWETDVDGVVDDEAAFVRERAQELLSRRLTARNTRAWLDAARHRVRSALAEWDLAIPPVDDRYATDRLDDLVYYVLRDYVGYGKLTVPIRDDHLEDVEANRVGERVKVVPRDDVGHTERIPTNLTFEDEHEFVNVVKQLAADDGTELNAANPSAKVNLSPPGVTETIRCAVALPTVSEDGPHISIRKQAPDVMTPVDLLERDSLSTELVAMLWQLYEHHGVVLFCGPTGVGKTTLMNAHMPFVSFRDRPVSIDEGSREVWLPHETGVSLTTREHQDEYKQVTMADLMTETNYLNPDVELIAEINTPASFETFAEVLNTGHGVIGTTHAGDVETLVNRVVEQDLPTYLLSEIDLLVFPRAVDGDRYVGEVVEFVGEETFREYDRERADDACGVVRKGETTVYWNTVARRTHDGGYDLAYEHPDLGDDARQVDTELFERLARLTDRPVEAVEDAFHRKHRYVKYLHQEGISDGEDLFAFLADLQTDEAATVERIRQRTAEQPSSVVAADERTGPTTNAAGATITLDDRSDRDGARRHTDGDAEIPGEETDGD from the coding sequence ATGTCGAACGAGCGACTCGAACTCGCCGACCGGGGAGACGGCGGGGCGGTTCCGCCGCCGCTACCACCCGACGACCCGGAGGCGTGGTACGCGCCGGACGTTCGCTCGCAGACCGAAGTCGCGCCGGGTGTCGTCGTCACGATCCGCGAGACGGCGACGGACTTCGACTACGAGGTCCGTGAGCCGGGACTCACCAGCGAAGGTCGCCAGCGACTCGACCGCGTGCTGGAGTACTTCGGCGACGCGGGCCTCGAGCGGCCGCGCACGCGCGAAGGCGCCGTCGAGCGGATGGCCGACGGGTTCGATCCGAAACACCGGCGGGTGCTCGACCGGCTGATCGACGCGGCGCCGGGCGTCCGCCGCCGGATCGAGTACCACGCGCTGGCCGAACTGGGCTGTCTCGGGCGATTGACGCCGTACGCCCTCGACGATCGGATCGACGTGGCCGACGTGGCGGGCGACGGTGTCGTCGTCCACACCGACGATTTCGCGCCGGCCGAGACGGACCTGCCCACGGACCCGGAGTACCTCGACCGGTTCGCCAGCGAACGACTCGACCACCACACCGTCGACTTCTACGGTTTCGAGATTCCGGTCGTCGTATACCGTGAAAATCTACTGGGTACCGACTCGTTCATGACCAAATACGCGGTCCGCGAGCCGGATCTGCTGCCCGGTGACGCCGAGTTGATCACCGAGTGCAAGGAGCGTATCTGGGAGACCGACGTAGACGGCGTCGTCGACGACGAAGCGGCGTTCGTCCGCGAGCGCGCCCAAGAGTTGCTCTCGCGACGACTGACCGCCCGGAACACGCGCGCCTGGCTGGACGCCGCCCGCCACAGGGTCCGGAGCGCGCTCGCCGAGTGGGACCTGGCCATCCCGCCGGTCGACGACCGCTACGCTACCGACCGGCTGGACGACCTGGTGTACTACGTCCTCCGCGATTACGTCGGCTACGGGAAACTCACCGTCCCGATCCGCGACGACCACCTCGAAGACGTCGAGGCCAACCGCGTCGGCGAGCGCGTGAAGGTCGTCCCCCGAGACGACGTGGGCCACACCGAACGGATCCCGACGAACCTCACGTTCGAGGACGAACACGAGTTCGTCAACGTCGTCAAGCAACTCGCAGCGGACGACGGCACCGAACTCAACGCCGCTAACCCCAGTGCGAAGGTCAACCTCAGCCCGCCCGGCGTCACCGAGACGATCCGCTGTGCGGTGGCGCTGCCGACCGTCAGCGAGGACGGCCCGCACATCTCCATCCGCAAGCAGGCGCCGGACGTGATGACTCCCGTCGACCTGCTCGAACGGGACAGCCTCTCGACCGAACTGGTCGCGATGCTCTGGCAACTGTACGAACACCACGGCGTCGTCCTCTTCTGCGGCCCGACTGGCGTCGGAAAGACGACGCTGATGAACGCCCACATGCCGTTCGTCAGCTTCCGTGACCGACCGGTGAGTATCGACGAGGGATCGCGGGAGGTGTGGTTACCCCACGAGACTGGCGTCTCGCTCACCACGCGCGAACACCAGGACGAGTACAAGCAGGTGACGATGGCCGACCTGATGACCGAGACCAACTACCTGAATCCGGACGTGGAACTCATCGCGGAGATCAACACGCCCGCGAGCTTCGAGACCTTCGCGGAAGTGTTGAACACCGGTCACGGCGTGATCGGGACAACTCACGCCGGCGATGTCGAGACGCTGGTCAACCGGGTCGTCGAGCAGGACCTGCCGACGTACCTGCTCTCCGAGATCGACCTCCTCGTCTTCCCCCGAGCGGTCGACGGTGACCGCTACGTCGGCGAAGTGGTCGAGTTCGTCGGCGAGGAGACGTTCAGGGAGTACGACCGCGAGCGCGCCGACGACGCCTGCGGTGTCGTCCGAAAGGGTGAGACGACGGTCTACTGGAACACCGTCGCTCGCCGGACCCACGACGGCGGGTACGACCTCGCCTACGAACACCCGGACCTGGGCGACGACGCGCGGCAGGTCGATACCGAGTTGTTCGAGCGCCTCGCCCGCCTCACCGACCGGCCGGTCGAGGCCGTCGAGGACGCTTTCCACCGCAAGCACCGCTACGTCAAGTACCTGCATCAGGAGGGGATCTCCGACGGCGAGGATCTGTTCGCGTTCCTCGCCGACCTGCAGACCGACGAGGCCGCCACCGTCGAGCGCATCAGACAGCGTACCGCCGAACAGCCGAGCAGCGTGGTCGCAGCCGACGAGCGAACGGGTCCGACGACGAACGCGGCAGGCGCAACGATCACGCTCGACGACCGGAGTGACCGCGACGGCGCGAGACGGCACACCGACGGCGATGCGGAGATTCCCGGGGAGGAGACGGATGGCGACTGA
- a CDS encoding peroxiredoxin family protein, translated as MESAPLEFSLPNAAVGPDPFSLADLSSDVRFVVLFFQRDHYCTNCRSQVQAVAERVAAFRTRDAEPVSVVPEPLDRVAEWQAEYDLPYPLLADSEASVADAYDQPVRFGLLGDLSDFLGRMPRVVVVDRSGADSEAVYTYSGRSTFDRPEIDELLDVIDEHRTAGGDPPPAE; from the coding sequence ATGGAGTCAGCCCCGCTGGAGTTCTCGCTGCCGAACGCGGCCGTCGGACCGGATCCGTTCTCGCTCGCTGACCTCTCGTCGGACGTCCGGTTCGTCGTCCTGTTCTTCCAGCGCGACCACTACTGCACGAACTGTCGCAGTCAGGTGCAGGCGGTCGCCGAGCGCGTCGCGGCGTTTCGGACGCGCGACGCCGAGCCCGTCTCGGTGGTCCCGGAGCCGCTCGACCGCGTCGCCGAGTGGCAGGCCGAGTACGACCTGCCGTATCCGCTCCTGGCCGACTCGGAGGCGTCGGTCGCCGACGCATACGACCAGCCCGTCCGCTTCGGCCTCCTCGGCGACCTCTCCGACTTTCTGGGTCGGATGCCCCGCGTCGTGGTCGTCGACCGGAGCGGCGCCGACTCCGAAGCCGTCTACACCTACAGCGGCCGGTCCACCTTCGACCGCCCCGAGATCGACGAGTTACTCGACGTGATCGACGAGCACCGGACCGCCGGCGGCGACCCGCCCCCGGCGGAGTGA
- a CDS encoding prenyltransferase, with amino-acid sequence MSPPSVRSRVVERLPRLWALWAASRPSQVALVGLVYLLGVGMSTAGAPLVAGSATASTVADALAPEFVSRVLAGALALLSVTVAVHYANEYADADTDALTDRTPFSGGSGALVRTGLAPSLLGRATVGACVVAALAVVAVAASGLVTPVAAGLLVAALVAGLSYSLAPLALVRRGVGELVNATLGGVLLPVYGVAVVATPTATAALATLPFASVVGCNLLATHWPDRRADGAVGKRTLAVRWSSDRIRRAYAGLAGASVAATVALWWGGVFPTTVAVAHLLAVPLLLRGWAVLTRRPDPLPSVLAMVVTALATTVAWWAVGLGVAS; translated from the coding sequence GTGTCGCCCCCATCCGTCCGATCGCGCGTCGTCGAGCGGCTCCCGCGGCTGTGGGCGCTGTGGGCGGCGAGCCGGCCGAGCCAGGTCGCACTCGTCGGTCTCGTCTACCTCCTGGGGGTCGGGATGTCGACGGCCGGGGCGCCGCTGGTCGCGGGGTCTGCGACGGCGTCGACCGTGGCGGACGCCCTGGCGCCCGAGTTCGTCTCGCGCGTGCTCGCCGGCGCGCTCGCGCTGCTGTCGGTCACGGTGGCCGTCCACTACGCGAACGAGTACGCCGACGCCGATACCGACGCGCTGACCGACCGCACGCCCTTCTCCGGGGGCAGCGGGGCGCTCGTCCGCACCGGACTGGCGCCGTCCCTGCTCGGGCGAGCGACGGTCGGCGCCTGCGTCGTCGCCGCGCTGGCGGTCGTCGCCGTCGCCGCCAGCGGGCTCGTCACGCCCGTCGCGGCGGGCCTGCTCGTCGCGGCGCTGGTCGCCGGGCTGTCGTACTCGCTGGCCCCGCTCGCGCTGGTCCGGCGCGGCGTCGGCGAACTCGTCAACGCGACGCTCGGAGGCGTCCTCCTCCCGGTCTACGGGGTCGCGGTCGTGGCGACGCCGACCGCGACCGCCGCGCTCGCGACCCTCCCGTTCGCGTCGGTGGTCGGCTGTAACCTCCTGGCGACCCACTGGCCCGACCGGCGGGCGGACGGGGCCGTCGGCAAGCGGACGCTCGCGGTCCGCTGGTCGTCCGACCGGATCCGACGGGCGTACGCCGGCCTCGCCGGCGCCTCTGTGGCCGCCACGGTGGCGCTGTGGTGGGGCGGCGTCTTCCCGACCACCGTCGCCGTCGCTCACCTGCTCGCGGTCCCGTTGCTACTGCGAGGGTGGGCGGTGCTCACGCGACGGCCCGACCCGCTCCCGTCGGTGCTCGCGATGGTGGTGACCGCGCTCGCGACGACGGTCGCCTGGTGGGCGGTCGGGCTCGGCGTCGCCTCGTGA
- a CDS encoding DUF547 domain-containing protein, which yields MGDTSGDDGRPAGGGPEAERTPTPGPANEDGPAPSDPTTLARELLERVRRREPTEPLLGALADLDESALAAVGDDRRTGLAFWLDVYNAAAQRLLERRPGLFDSRWRFFRAPAVTVAGVELSLDDIEHGLLRGGRSKYGLGYLPRLGRTGLPGSYRLDPDPRIHFALNCGAASCPAILAYDPATVDDALDDATAAYLADTVEYDPERDRVRLPRVCLWFVGDFGGRSGLYTFLREFDQIPAEATPSLRFQGYDWDLDPRKFVDRTREE from the coding sequence ATGGGAGACACCTCCGGCGACGACGGGCGACCGGCCGGCGGCGGGCCCGAGGCGGAGCGAACGCCGACCCCCGGGCCCGCGAACGAGGACGGGCCGGCCCCGTCGGACCCGACGACGCTGGCTCGCGAGCTGCTCGAACGGGTGCGCCGCCGGGAGCCGACCGAGCCCCTTCTGGGAGCGCTCGCCGACCTCGACGAATCGGCGCTCGCCGCGGTCGGGGACGACCGCCGGACGGGGCTGGCCTTCTGGCTCGACGTGTACAACGCGGCCGCCCAGCGCCTGCTCGAGCGCCGACCGGGCCTGTTCGACTCGCGGTGGCGGTTCTTTCGAGCACCGGCGGTCACGGTGGCCGGTGTCGAGTTGAGCCTCGACGACATCGAACACGGCCTCCTCCGTGGCGGTCGCTCGAAGTACGGTCTCGGCTACCTCCCGCGGCTCGGTCGGACCGGCCTTCCCGGGTCGTACCGGCTCGACCCCGACCCCCGCATCCACTTCGCGCTGAACTGCGGCGCGGCGAGCTGTCCGGCGATCCTGGCCTACGACCCGGCGACAGTCGACGACGCGCTCGACGACGCGACCGCGGCGTACCTGGCCGACACCGTCGAGTACGACCCCGAGCGCGACCGCGTGCGACTGCCCCGGGTCTGCCTGTGGTTCGTCGGCGACTTCGGCGGCCGGTCGGGCCTCTACACGTTTCTCCGTGAATTCGACCAGATCCCTGCCGAAGCGACGCCGTCGCTCCGATTCCAGGGGTACGACTGGGACCTCGATCCGCGCAAGTTCGTCGACCGAACGCGGGAGGAGTGA
- a CDS encoding metallophosphoesterase family protein, whose product MVSAQSEAVVARLDAPTADDRTRIAVVSDSHVTPRAEGTAMVYHRAADRLRTALDDAEQRGVDAIVSPGDLTKDGAPWEYDQLDDILEGIETPFFGVPGNHDVPKASTETYRYGDSHETPPVDRFEREYAPDGTIPFVERVGPLDVVGLNTATQPDGSLKETHDGAVSDEDVAWLEDTLATVETPVVLMHHNTPAMYDQFRDLRDAAHPEMGLPPVMRDPGPLVDVLTDAEVPLVVSGHLHNLGVAKTGSTWEVTTPATGSFPQAYLVFEVDTDGTTVRYVPVADTEGMTEAHQARRSDGVTSMAYTSFASIRLATLPLVDER is encoded by the coding sequence ATGGTATCTGCTCAGTCCGAAGCGGTCGTCGCTCGTCTCGACGCTCCGACGGCGGACGACCGGACGCGTATCGCCGTCGTCTCTGATTCGCACGTCACTCCGCGTGCAGAGGGAACGGCGATGGTGTACCACCGAGCGGCCGACCGGCTCCGGACGGCGCTCGACGATGCAGAACAGCGCGGTGTCGACGCTATCGTCTCTCCGGGCGACCTGACCAAAGACGGTGCCCCGTGGGAGTACGACCAGCTCGACGATATCCTCGAGGGGATCGAGACGCCGTTTTTCGGCGTCCCCGGAAATCACGACGTCCCGAAGGCGTCCACCGAGACGTACAGATACGGGGACTCGCACGAGACGCCACCTGTCGATCGGTTCGAACGCGAGTACGCCCCCGACGGGACCATTCCGTTCGTCGAACGGGTCGGGCCGCTCGACGTCGTCGGTTTGAACACGGCGACACAGCCGGACGGGTCACTGAAAGAGACGCACGACGGGGCCGTCTCCGACGAGGACGTCGCGTGGCTCGAGGACACGCTGGCGACGGTCGAGACACCGGTCGTGCTGATGCATCACAACACGCCCGCGATGTACGACCAGTTCCGTGACCTCAGGGACGCCGCACACCCCGAGATGGGGCTCCCGCCGGTGATGCGGGACCCCGGACCGCTCGTGGACGTGTTGACCGATGCGGAGGTGCCGTTAGTCGTCTCCGGCCACCTTCACAATCTCGGGGTGGCGAAAACCGGCTCGACGTGGGAAGTCACGACACCGGCGACGGGGTCGTTCCCGCAGGCGTACCTCGTCTTCGAGGTCGATACGGACGGGACCACGGTCAGGTACGTTCCCGTCGCAGACACCGAGGGTATGACCGAAGCGCATCAGGCCAGACGGTCCGACGGCGTCACTTCGATGGCCTACACGTCCTTCGCGTCGATCCGACTCGCGACGCTGCCGCTCGTCGACGAGCGCTAG
- a CDS encoding ABC transporter ATP-binding protein: MTAQRHHESEPSASSTAEALVAVSGLKKHYTDDGFFGGSPVKAVDGVDLTVRRGETLGLVGESGCGKTTLGRTLVGLETPTAGTVRYDGQAIDELSGEAREQWRWNAQMVFQDPESSLNARLTVGEVVAEPLEVRDWKTERERRERVFDLLDTVGLQREHFYRYPHQFSGGQQQRIAIARALAPEPDFLVLDEPVSALDASVQAKVLNLLADLQAEFGLTYVFIAHDLGVVRHLCDRVAVMYLGAIMERGPAGELFGAPANPYTKALVSAIPDPDPTASRDRITLRNSPPSPRDPPSGCPFSTRCPAKIRPAEYDHLDEAAWRAIDILTEVVRERGRTDPSLRDRIRSLVGRSPRFESIDEFASDLLSDVSIPEDARNHVSEAVRLASDGREDAALARLSTEFGGVCDDEFPESHSVTDGPRRSRCHRHRPTYSDPPDLTGE, from the coding sequence ATGACTGCACAACGTCACCACGAGAGCGAACCGAGCGCTTCGTCGACGGCGGAGGCGCTCGTCGCGGTATCGGGGCTGAAAAAACACTACACCGACGACGGGTTCTTCGGCGGGTCGCCGGTCAAGGCGGTCGACGGCGTCGACCTAACGGTCCGACGTGGCGAGACGCTCGGCCTCGTCGGCGAATCGGGCTGCGGAAAGACCACGCTCGGGCGCACGCTCGTCGGCCTCGAGACGCCGACCGCGGGGACGGTTCGGTACGACGGGCAGGCGATCGACGAACTCAGCGGCGAGGCACGAGAGCAGTGGCGATGGAACGCGCAGATGGTCTTTCAGGACCCCGAATCGAGCCTCAACGCCAGGCTGACCGTCGGGGAAGTCGTCGCGGAACCGCTCGAAGTCCGTGACTGGAAGACCGAACGCGAGCGGCGCGAGCGAGTCTTCGACTTGCTCGATACGGTCGGGCTCCAGCGCGAGCACTTCTATCGGTATCCCCACCAGTTCTCCGGCGGGCAGCAACAGCGAATCGCTATCGCACGCGCGCTCGCACCCGAACCGGACTTTCTCGTCCTCGACGAACCGGTCTCGGCGCTCGACGCCTCGGTCCAGGCGAAAGTACTCAACCTGCTCGCCGACCTGCAGGCGGAGTTCGGTCTCACCTACGTCTTCATCGCACACGACCTCGGCGTCGTGCGCCATCTCTGTGACCGCGTCGCCGTGATGTATCTCGGCGCGATCATGGAGCGAGGCCCGGCCGGCGAGTTGTTCGGCGCTCCCGCGAATCCGTACACGAAGGCGCTCGTCTCGGCGATCCCCGACCCCGATCCGACGGCGAGCCGCGACCGGATCACGCTTCGGAACAGTCCCCCGAGCCCTCGCGACCCCCCGTCGGGCTGCCCGTTCAGCACGCGGTGTCCGGCGAAGATCCGGCCAGCCGAATACGACCACCTCGACGAAGCGGCGTGGCGCGCGATCGATATCCTCACAGAAGTCGTCCGCGAGCGCGGACGGACCGACCCCAGCCTCCGGGACAGGATCCGGTCGCTCGTGGGTCGATCTCCGCGGTTCGAGTCGATCGACGAGTTCGCCTCGGATCTGCTCAGTGACGTTTCGATCCCCGAGGACGCTCGAAACCACGTGTCTGAGGCGGTCCGACTGGCCAGCGACGGGCGGGAGGACGCGGCGCTCGCACGGCTCTCTACCGAGTTCGGTGGCGTCTGTGACGACGAGTTCCCCGAGAGCCACTCCGTGACGGACGGCCCTCGTCGCAGCCGCTGCCATCGCCATCGACCGACGTATTCGGATCCGCCAGACCTGACTGGCGAGTGA
- a CDS encoding ABC transporter ATP-binding protein yields the protein MTDEASDRPVLSVEGLSTAYFTDKETVHAISDVDLSVRRGETLGIVGESGSGKSVTARSLTGMVKSPGRILDGQIKYRHPETVTALAERYPDRVETSSAHTESDAFVFDGPTDRYVDLAAAPEAALRAVRGDDIAMVFQDPLASLNPVYTVGNQIEELLTIHRDLGDSAATERAVDLLDAVGIPDPARRLREYPHQFSGGMQQRALIAMALACDPEVLVCDEPTTALDVTIQAQILELLDDLQVERDLALLFITHDMGVIAEVADRVSVMYAGEVVEHAPVEALFEEAAHPYSRGLLASIPSQNPDSEYLPTIEGDVPTPTSEPTQCRFAPRCPEAFDACRDVHPRHVDVGEDRTASCLLYPDDQPRERAVRTHSEPTAEDHQ from the coding sequence GTGACCGACGAGGCGTCGGATCGCCCGGTGCTCTCCGTCGAGGGACTCAGTACTGCGTATTTCACCGACAAAGAGACGGTCCACGCGATCTCCGACGTCGACCTCTCGGTGCGTCGCGGCGAGACGCTCGGGATCGTCGGCGAGAGCGGCTCCGGCAAGAGCGTGACTGCGCGGTCGCTGACCGGGATGGTGAAGTCACCGGGCCGTATCCTGGACGGACAGATCAAGTACCGACACCCCGAGACGGTCACTGCACTCGCCGAACGGTACCCCGACCGTGTCGAGACTTCGTCCGCGCACACGGAGTCGGACGCGTTCGTCTTCGACGGGCCGACGGACCGATACGTCGACCTCGCGGCGGCGCCCGAAGCGGCGCTACGCGCCGTCCGGGGCGACGATATCGCGATGGTCTTCCAGGACCCGTTGGCCAGTCTGAACCCGGTGTACACGGTCGGGAACCAGATCGAGGAGCTGCTCACGATCCACCGCGATCTCGGCGATAGCGCCGCGACCGAACGTGCCGTCGACCTCCTGGACGCCGTCGGGATTCCCGATCCCGCACGGCGGCTCAGGGAGTACCCCCACCAGTTCTCGGGGGGGATGCAACAGCGGGCACTCATCGCGATGGCGCTGGCCTGCGACCCGGAGGTGTTGGTCTGCGACGAGCCGACGACGGCGCTCGACGTGACGATCCAGGCCCAGATACTGGAGTTGCTCGACGACCTCCAGGTCGAGCGCGACCTCGCGCTCCTGTTCATCACCCACGACATGGGGGTCATCGCCGAGGTCGCCGACCGAGTGAGCGTGATGTACGCCGGAGAGGTCGTCGAACACGCACCCGTCGAGGCGCTGTTCGAGGAGGCCGCACACCCTTACTCCCGGGGGTTGTTGGCGAGTATTCCGAGCCAGAACCCCGACAGCGAGTATCTACCGACCATCGAGGGCGACGTCCCGACACCGACCAGCGAACCGACGCAGTGTCGATTCGCACCCCGGTGCCCGGAGGCGTTCGACGCGTGCCGCGACGTTCACCCCCGCCACGTCGACGTCGGCGAAGACCGGACCGCGTCCTGCCTCCTGTATCCTGACGACCAGCCCCGTGAACGGGCCGTCCGGACCCACTCCGAACCCACTGCCGAGGACCACCAATGA